A region of the Flavobacteriaceae bacterium MAR_2010_188 genome:
GATTCACGTACCAAGAATTTGGCGTTTCTTCACCCAAACGTTTTGAAACCGAATAGTAACTTCTAGGATCAGTTGGAGCCACATCGGTTGGGCATACAACCACTTCTGCTCCTACCGCTCTAAGTATATCCATCTTTTCCTTGGATTGCTTATCGGAAATCACGAAAATACATTTGTAGCCTTTCACTATTGCGGCAAGCGCTAGACCCATTCCGGTGTTGCCAGAAGTCCCTTCAATAATAGTTCCTCCTGGTTTTAAGCGTCCATCTGCTTCTGCATCTTCAATCATTTTAACTGCCATTCGGTCCTTAACAGAATTCCCAGGATTAAAAGTTTCATATTTAGCTAAAACCAAACAAGGAAGGTCCTTGGTAAGCTTATTCATTTTGACCATCGGCGTGTTACCAATAGTTCCTAATATATTTTCAGCGTATTGCATCGTAAGTCTTTATAATTATACAAAGGTAAATTTTTGAGCGAAAAACTCGAATCTTTTCTGGATGGATGTCTAACAGATATGATTAAAAAGAGCCAAAAATCAATCAAATCTTATGGCCTTTACCGGAGAGATTTTGGTAATAATATAAGATGGAATCAATAACATCAACATACATGCGACGAATGTTCCGATATTCAACATTAAGATGTTCTGTAATTTTAATGAAACAGGAATAATGGACATATAGTACTGATCTGGATCAGGAAAATGGAGAAATTCAAATTTATCTTGGGCGAAAATTAATCCTAGGCCAATGATATTTCCCCACAATAAACCAAGCCCAATCAAATAAGTAGCGTTGTAAAGAAAAACTTTCCGGATACTCCAATTTGTGCTTCCCAAAGATTTTAAAATTCCGATCATTTGAGTCCGTTCTAAAATCAGGACCAAAAGAGCTGTTATCATGTTTATACCGGCAACCAAAATCATAATACCGATAATGCCGTAAGTATTATTATCAAAGATTTTAATCCATTCAAAAGTGGTTAAATATTTCTGCTCTACGGTAGTGCTATTGATTGTTGATGGAACCGAGCGATAGATTTCTTCACCCTTTTCAGCGATTTTGGTGAAGTCATCAATAAACACTTCAAAGCCACCAACTTGATCTTCTTCCCATTTATTAAGACGTTGAACCTGACGAATATCTCCTATCATATAGGTTTTGTCCAACTCCTTAAAACCAGAATCGAAAATACCAACGATTTTGAAGCTTCTAATATTCGGGATTTCTTCTATGGATTCCTTGCCAAAAACAGTCTGAAATTTTTCTCCAACTTTAAGATTCAAGCGATCCGCGATGTATTTAGAAATCATCACATCATTGCTCGTCTCTTCTCCAAATGTTGGCGTTTCTCCTGCAATCAAAAACTCCTGTAGATAACGCCAATCGTAATCTGAACCTACACCTTTAAGTACGATTCCTTCAAAGTCAGTTTCCGTTCTAATAATGCCAAATTTAGTAGCGATGGCCTGCACATGATCAACACCTTCTACCGATTTAAAGTCTGGATAGAAATCCTGATTTTTGCTAATTGGGACAATAGTTTCATCTGAAATATTGCTATCGAAATTAGTGAGGCTAACGTGGCCATTAAAAGCAACTACCTTATCCCGAACCTTTTCTTGAAGTCCCAAACCCGTTGCAATAGCTACCAACATCACCACAATACCTACGGCAATTGCAGTAATCCCGATTTTAATTATCGGAGCCGATACACTACTTTTATACGCTTTATCGCCTATAATCCGTTTAGCTATAAATAATTCGTAATTCAAATTAAAAATATGGGTTTAAGATCGCTCAAAAATACTGCTTTATTATTGGTTATTTTTCTAGTATCGTGCGCCAATGCTCAAAAGGATAAATTTGAGGCAGCCGACGAGAGTACCGCTATGAAAACGGAACCAATCATAATAACGGCGGCGGATCAGACAGAATTATACCTTCCGAAATTAACAGGAAAAAGAGTTGGCGTGGTGGCCAATCAGACTTCGGTGATTTTCAAGGTTCAAAATTTTCAATCTATTAATCCAAATAAAGGTGAATATAAAGAACGGACAATCGAAAATAGATTTACCCATTTAATTGATTCATTGATTTCCCTAAATATTAAAGTTGAAAAAGTTTTTTCTCCAGAACATGGCTTTAGAGGAACGGCAGATGCAGGAGAGTTAGTGAAGGACGGAATTGATGCCAAAACCGGATTATCAATTATTTCTCTTCACGGGAAAAATAAAAAACCTACTCTAGAACAGATGCAAAATATCGATATTATGGTTTTCGATATACAAGATGTTGGAGTACGGTTTTACACGTATTTATCGACGCTTCACTATGTGATGGAGGCCTGCGCCGAGGCAAATATTCCGCTTTTGGTTTTAGATAGACCAAATCCAAATGGTCAATATGTTGACGGCCCGGTGATGGAAAAAAGGAATTTCAATTTCTTGGGATTACATCCGGTGCCTTTGGTTTATGGAATGTCTATCGGTGAATATGCGAAAATGATTAATGGCGAAAAATGGTTGGCAAATGAAATTCAATGTGATCTGACCGTGATTAATTTGAAGAATTACACCCACGATTCTGAATATAATCTAGCGATAAGACCTTCTCCAAATCTTCCAAACGACCAAGCGATAAAACTATATCCGAGTTTAGGGTTATTTGAAGGTACCGATGTTAATGCCGGCCGCGGGACAGATTTTCAGTTTCAAAGATATGGTGCTCCATTTTTGGATAGTACTTACTTTGATTTTAACTATACGCCCGTTGAAAATTTTGGAGCAAAATTCCCCAAGCATAAGGATGAAACCTGTTTTGGCGAAGACCTTTCTAAAACTCAAATAGGTAGAGAGATGACTTTGAAATGGATTATCGAAGCCTATCAATATTCCTCGGATAAAGCGAAAGTTTTCAACTCAAAAAACTTTACCGCGCACGCCGGAACTGATAAACTACAAAAACAAATTGAAGAAGGATTGAGCGAAAAAGAAATAAAAAATTCTTGGAGCGCAGATATTGAAGCCTTCAAGAAAATTAGAGAAAAATATCTTATTTACAACTAAAAAACCGCTACCAAAAAGTTTTTCTTGGTAGCGGTTAAGTAGGGATAAAGTTTAATTCAGTTAGGCCAAATTAATCTTCTTGTGTAACCAGATTTTCAAGTTTAGCGGCAATTAACTCTGGTTCGTCCCTAATGACTTTCAAAACAAATACCACGAGCTTGGCAAGATGTGAAACTACCATCACATGTTTACCCGGCGAGAGCCCGTTTATTGCGACCTTAAAATCCTTTCTACCGGCATAGGTATCGATCTCTCGAAGGTATTTATCATTAATAGAATAGACATATCTAATTTTGTCCGACCCCTTTAGAATTAACGAGTCTTTTGTTTCATTAAGTTCATGAATAAGGTCAGATGCTCGGAAATTGAGATTTTTTTCGAGAATCGCGAAGTTAGATTGTGCACTCACTGTTTTTTGGATAGCAAAAGTCGCCATCGAGGCCAAAACAAGCCTGCGGTATTTCCTCATATTGTAGCTATTACTCTTAATAGGTATTGAGTTAATAGCAAATTTCCCGTAAAACGAATCTAATGAGAACGGGAGTTAGTCTGGTAAAAAAATCCATCAAATACCAAAATATCAGAGGAAAGACGAATTTCTGTTCATAACTTGTTAATAAGTACTTACTAGTTGCCGAGGATTTTCTGGAGCAAGTGAGGATAGTCCGTGATGATCCCGTCAACT
Encoded here:
- a CDS encoding lipoprotein-releasing system permease protein, producing MNYELFIAKRIIGDKAYKSSVSAPIIKIGITAIAVGIVVMLVAIATGLGLQEKVRDKVVAFNGHVSLTNFDSNISDETIVPISKNQDFYPDFKSVEGVDHVQAIATKFGIIRTETDFEGIVLKGVGSDYDWRYLQEFLIAGETPTFGEETSNDVMISKYIADRLNLKVGEKFQTVFGKESIEEIPNIRSFKIVGIFDSGFKELDKTYMIGDIRQVQRLNKWEEDQVGGFEVFIDDFTKIAEKGEEIYRSVPSTINSTTVEQKYLTTFEWIKIFDNNTYGIIGIMILVAGINMITALLVLILERTQMIGILKSLGSTNWSIRKVFLYNATYLIGLGLLWGNIIGLGLIFAQDKFEFLHFPDPDQYYMSIIPVSLKLQNILMLNIGTFVACMLMLLIPSYIITKISPVKAIRFD
- a CDS encoding Uncharacterized conserved protein YbbC, DUF1343 family, with translation MGLRSLKNTALLLVIFLVSCANAQKDKFEAADESTAMKTEPIIITAADQTELYLPKLTGKRVGVVANQTSVIFKVQNFQSINPNKGEYKERTIENRFTHLIDSLISLNIKVEKVFSPEHGFRGTADAGELVKDGIDAKTGLSIISLHGKNKKPTLEQMQNIDIMVFDIQDVGVRFYTYLSTLHYVMEACAEANIPLLVLDRPNPNGQYVDGPVMEKRNFNFLGLHPVPLVYGMSIGEYAKMINGEKWLANEIQCDLTVINLKNYTHDSEYNLAIRPSPNLPNDQAIKLYPSLGLFEGTDVNAGRGTDFQFQRYGAPFLDSTYFDFNYTPVENFGAKFPKHKDETCFGEDLSKTQIGREMTLKWIIEAYQYSSDKAKVFNSKNFTAHAGTDKLQKQIEEGLSEKEIKNSWSADIEAFKKIREKYLIYN